From Columba livia isolate bColLiv1 breed racing homer chromosome 5, bColLiv1.pat.W.v2, whole genome shotgun sequence, one genomic window encodes:
- the ANKRD9 gene encoding ankyrin repeat domain-containing protein 9, with the protein MPWSVRWVGGRGAQSQKHCKKSSFAFYQAVRDLLPVWFLEDMRTMEVFHWEDGGKVSVYSPSEALLYALVHDHQPYARHLLTKFPQSALAVPSQSFSCCQSSAPHLAMAVRYNRVRILFRILKAIQAFPPGDRAGHLDRRGCSRVEGGKTALHVACELVRPECLLLLLGHGASPCLQDSAGNTPLDTLLQQIAHTPAANMRAKLLCLDCLFFFVPQDLQFTMKQQLLDNRQRWQDLLGENRLQCLLGLAPPSLFVGAMRVLIRTISPEHFPEALDNLPLPHFLKPLDLKLES; encoded by the coding sequence ATGCCCTGGAGCGTCCGGTGGGTCGGCGGCCGCGGCGCCCAGTCCCAGAAGCACTGCAAGAAATCCTCCTTCGCCTTCTACCAGGCGGTGAGGGACCTGCTGCCCGTCTGGTTCCTGGAGGACATGCGGACCATGGAGGTCTTCCACTGGGAGGACGGGGGCAAGGTGAGCGTGTACTCGCCCTCGGAGGCCCTGCTCTACGCGCTGGTGCACGACCACCAGCCCTACGCCCGGCACCTGCTCACTAAGTTCCCCCAGAGCGCCCTGGCTGTGCCCAGCCAAAGCTTCAGCTGCTGCCAGTCCTCAGCCCCACACCTGGCCATGGCCGTCCGCTACAACCGGGTCCGCATCCTCTTCCGAATCCTCAAGGCCATCCAAGCCTTCCCGCCCggtgacagagctggccacCTGGACCGCCGGGGCTGTAGCCGCGTGGAGGGTGGCAAGACAGCCTTGCACGTGGCCTGCGAGCTGGTGCGACCCGAGTGCTTGCTCCTGCTGCTCGGGCACGGCGCATCGCCCTGCTTGCAGGACAGTGCGGGGAACACCCCCTTAGACACTTTGCTGCAGCAGATCGCCCACACGCCGGCAGCAAACATGCGTGCCAAGCTCCTCTGCCTCGACTGCCTCTTCTTCTTCGTGCCTCAGGACCTCCAGTTCACAATGAAACAGCAACTGTTGGACAACCGGCAGCGGTGGCAGGACCTCCTGGGGGAGAACAGGCTCCAGTGCCTGCTGGGCTTAGCTCCCCCATCGCTGTTTGTCGGAGCCATGCGTGTCTTGATCAGGACCATTTCACCTGAGCATTTCCCAGAGGCTTTGGACAATTTGCCTCTGCCTCATTTTCTAAAGCCTTTGGACTTGAAACTGGAGAGCTAG